From Aegilops tauschii subsp. strangulata cultivar AL8/78 chromosome 5, Aet v6.0, whole genome shotgun sequence:
GGGAGAAATCCCTGCTCGGTTTGCCGATGCTGGCAACGGCGGCGTATGCGGATGTCGTTTCCTCCTTGGAGGCGTTGTCAAGGCCCTCGGCTACGCCCCTCTTCAACctgaggggaaaccctaggtccgGTTCCTCCGGACTGGATGGCGACGGTGTCTCGGCATCGtattccttcttgaaggcgccatCTTGCTTGCTCGCGGTGTTCCCGGTCTTGGCTCCGGCGATGTTGGTGACCTTGTTAGTTCGAGTTTGCCGCTCTTTGTTTGGGTTTGGTAGGTTTAGCTGTGTTGTATCTTCTCCTCGGGCTGAGCATCCCTTGTCTTTCTGCTCCGGACACCATGTTCACGCCTGTCTGCGTTCGTGTCATGTGCCTTATCAGTACTTATTCTGCTCTTTCTATCAATGCAATGATACGCAAGCTTTGCGTATTCgcgaaaaaaattaaaaattgaGAGGTCGGGCTAGGTCAACCACAAGCAAAAAGGACTTGGTATGCATCAGGCTAGATATCTGAACACTATACATATAGCCATAATGGACTGGTATAACATAGACCAAGCAGAAAACACAAGTGCATCCGTTGGTTTATAACTTCCAAGATAAGCTTCTCCAAAAAAATCTATCAATCTCGTAAGAGGTGCCACAGATAAAAGATCATGATATTCAAAACAGTTATTAATAACTATTTTCACCCTAAGGCATCAGTACAAGCTTGAGTTGAGGGATAAATAAATAAGAATACAAATGAAGTGACTACTGAATTATGGAGCGAGCATAGAAGATCCTTGCAGCTACATAGACGATAAATAAGAGTACAAGATTTTAGTGATGATTTAAATGGACTCTAGATTAATGAGGACCTAAAGTGAATCATAGCAGGCGAAGCCATCTGCAACTCCTTAGTAATCTCCTCCCTCAACATATCCTTCTCCTCGCTGGTCCGTGGATACCGAGAAGGACAAACCTTGATATTGGGATCCAAGTACCCGCAGTCCTCGCACACCTGCCAGTCATGCAGATATATCTCCTTCATGCTCACCGCAATTTCCATGACGCGCCTATCGTATCGCACAAAGTTCTCCTCAGGTTGAAAGTCGAAGATGGTGAGCTTAACCAGACTCTTGTGCTTAAAACGAATAGCGGATGGTCGCCACTCCACGTTTGCTTTCTGACAGTATCACTGTTTCCTTCGAACATCCTTCAAGGCACAATGCTAAGATGTTTTGGTTTTCGAGCCTTTTTGCATTTCTCGGTCAAAAAAGACCGACAAACGGCCGAACGTGTCGCAACTTGCATATGGTGTCAAAAATCATTCAAATCTGACACGAATGCCTACCATGGGCATGCCCACCTATTTTACAAAATTTGGTGTCTTTTGAAGATGTCCAAAATTAGATCATGTTCAACGAATGGTGTTCAGGTATCCGTTGAGGGCACATTTTTTTGCATTTTTCTGGAGTTTTCTGGATCAAAAGAGACCGATAAATGGCCGAACGTGTCACAACTTGCATACGATGTCGGAAATCATTTAAACTTGACATGGATGCCTACTATGGGCATGCCCACATGCTTGCAAAAGTTGGGGTGATTTGAAGGGTGTCCAAACATAGACCATGATCAATGGAGGGTGTTCAGGTGAGAGTACGTTGTTTCCCGATATCTTTGAAATGACCCCAATTTTTTCATGACCTTGTATGACCAATTCAGGGCAACATGACAGGTTGTTTTGGTTTTTTGACAAATTTTGCATTTTTTAGCGTTTTCTCGGTCAAAAAAGGCTGACAAGGGCAGACGTGTCGCAACTTTCATACGGTGTCAAAAATCGTTCAAACCTTGTATGGATAACTACCATGGTCATGTCCACCTACCTGAAATTTTTGGGGTCATTTCAAGGGTATCGGGAAACATCATGCTCAGTCTTCTGGCCTATCCGAACATCCTCATTAAACATGGTCTATGTTTGGACATCCTTCAAATGACTCAAAATTTTGCAAGCAGGTAGGCCTGCCCAGGGTAGGAATCCATGTCAGCTTTGAACGATTTTTGAGTTGTGATACGTCCGGCCATTTATCAGTATTTTTTGACCAAGAAAACACCAGAAAATACTAAATTTGTCAAAAACTAAAATAACTTTACATGGTACCTTTAATAGGTCATATAAGCTCATGGAAAAAATTTGGTGTCATTTGACGATGCCAAAAAAACGTGCTCTCAAACGGAGACTTCTGCCCTACCTGAACACACTTCGTTGAACACATGGTGTTTTTCGGATATTCATGAAATGACCTAAACTTTTTCCAGCAGGTGGGCATGCCCAAGGTAGGCATCCATAGTAGgtttgaagaaaaaaaaattaaaaccaTAACTTAAATAGATATGTAAAACCGTTATCTTAATTTTTCCTGTTTTGGCGAGCAACAATGGACCAGCCCAGTCGGTCGGCCTCCTTTAAAAAGTattaaattcatgaacatttttttcaaatcaatgaacttttcaaTTTCACGTTTTTTTATCAAATTCCTGAACTTTTCAAATTGACGAACTAATTTTAATTTCGTGAACTGTTTCGTCCTTGGAGCCAAGGTAGACATAAAAACCGACAAACCAAAGAACAAACTAAAAAGTATATCAATTTTTTGATTTTTGTGTTGGTGTTTTCTGCCAGATGAAGCAAAGAAAGAGCGAACGATGCAGAAAAATATACGAGCGGACGCAAATATCTAGATCTAGATAGATAAAAAATTCTAACCATAATGGAAGCAATATGTACAATTAGAGGGCTCATATTTTAATGTGATTGGAAACGAGAATATTCTGTCACATTGGACTCATATGTATCTATCTAATGGAAGCAAATTCTCTAACTAAGCAAAGATGAAAACTAATAATTTTATGGATACATTTTTTGTTTAGTCAATGCATATTTTAGTTCCTCACAAAAAAAACAGAAGCATATTTTAGTTGCACCAGAAGCAAattctggtgttcaaaaaagaagaagaaaaagaagcaaATTGTTGAATTGATTGAAACACGAATTCATTGTGTTGAAAACGTGTGTTGCATCAAAAACTAAATTTGGTATGCATTGGAAGAAAGCTAATTCCCTTTTCGAAATCCGATGGGATAAATAATTTGATCCAACACAAAACAATTTTGGTAAACTCACAACATATTTTAAATTCAAAGCAAATTGATAACTAAAGGAAGAACATTTTCATTACGGTGGAAGCAAATTGAATATGCATCTGATTTTAGTACGTATGGCATACATAATTTCATTGAGCTTAATTTCCTATAAAactggagagagagagagagaacttTAATTTGATGGACCCCGATAACGCGCGCACGTTTGGTACCACAGGGCGCCGGTCCGAACGACCTGTTCAGAGTGGGACTCCCTCGAGCCGAACAAAATTGTTCAGACAGGATTCCTTAACCCCCGAACTACCACGTGGTGAAACCCCCCTCTTGGTCCACGCGGCTTCTCCCCTCGACCCCCGATCCAAAAACGCCATGCATCTCCCACCTCCACGCCGGATCCCCACCATAGTTCCCCTTCCCCTCCATAACCTTATCCATGGAATTTTCCATGGCAAGATCTGAGGAACTCTACAAAAGCTGCTAATAGAAGTGAAATTAGGTCAATTATTGCATGTCCACACCACCTCCTCACCCCGTCCCCCTCCTCCTATGTCCCCACTCTCTGATCTAGCCATTGTTGCCAACATTACTAGGGAAAAGCCAAGCAGGGCGCGGGTCTAAGGGCTTTCAGTAGCGCGGGGcaccgcgctactgataaggtgCTACAGCTAAcgtttagcagtagcgtgttttGATCCGCGCTACAACTATACCTACTTAGCAGCAACGTTGTCCATTCCAATGCTACTGCTAAGTGGCTTAGCGTTTTCCTGTCCAGGGCtaaagagcgctactactatattttCACATATCTTTTTTTTGCTAAGTATTTGCGATGTTTTTGTACAGTTTTATACAATATTCTAATCATATTATAAACATGCAATATGCtcatcatatcatacacataatagtctcatcatatcatCGAACACAAATCATGTCATCACATCATAATCACGATATAGAGATACAAGTTAACTGACATGTCTCATCATACATAATGTAGTACTTCTTGAGGCCCCGGTTCGGATCCCTCTCTCGCACTAGCGTGAAACTAAACTAACTATTTTTCGCTTCGACTCTGCTATCGAACCATCTCTGGCTGTCACTTGGAAACTGGTACAACTAGGCCTGACGCTCAGGCTACTCGTCGTATACTCCTGGcatagcacttcttcgccatcgatgatctatgtaCCTGCATCGTCACATTAGTCGATAATATGCAACATtaatagttgagcaacagaaagtgacggagttggcaaaaatagaagcaacatatcataagcgtgaataacaaagttcatcgtacccaaaatgacctaactagagtgatcttcgTTAGTTGAGGAGGACaatttaattacatcacaaaatTTCGTCATGCATagctcaaagtttcgtcatagagaaagtatggactaaacgaaCACATTGCCATATATcgtcaatcactccaacatgtcgtgtcATCCATCCAAAGCAGGGTGATAGTCCCCGAGTgcagtgaaaggcttcaggttgGGACGCTGAGTGGCTACacgtgttcggacgtcttcccgcgacatttgccCTTCTTCATAGAACGGCCATGTTTTCACATCTTTTTATCAAAATCCTGAACTTTTCAAATCGACGAACTGATTTTAATTTCGTGAACTTTTTCATCCTTGGAGCCAGGGTAGACATAAAAATCGACAAACCAAAGACCAAACTAAAAAATATATCAATTTTTCGGTTTTTGTGTTGGTGTTGGAATTTTCTGGAAGATGAAGCAAAGAAAGACGAACCATGCAGAAAAATATACGAGCAGACGCAGATTTCTAGATCTACATAGATAAAAAATTCTAACCATAATGGAAGTAATATGTACAATTAGAGGGCTCATTTTTACTATGGTTGGAAACAAGAATATTCTGTTACATTGGACTCATGTTTCTATCTCATGGAAGCAAATTCTCTAACTGAGCTACGATGAAAAATAATAATTTTGTGGATACATTTTTTGTTAAGTCAATACATATTTTAGTTCCTcacaaaaaaagaagaagcatATTTTAGTTTCACCAGAAGCAAATTCTCGTGttcaaaaaagaagaaaaaaagtaGCAAATTCTCGAATTGGTTGAAACGCGAATTCATTGTGTTGAAAACACGTGTTGTATCAAAAAATAAATTTGGTATGCAATGGAAGAAAGCAGATTCCCTGTTCGAAATCTGATGGGATAAATAATTTTATCCAACACAAAACAATTTTGGTAAAGTCTGAACATATTTTAAATTCTAAGCAAATTGATTAACTAAAGGAAGCACATTTTCATACGGTGGAAGCAAATTTAATATGCGTCTGATTTTAGTATGTATGGCATACAGGATTTCATTGAACTTAATTTCCTAtaaaacgagagagagagagagagagagagagagagagagagagagagagagagagagagagagagagagagagagagagagagaccttTAATTTGATGAACGTCAATAAAGC
This genomic window contains:
- the LOC141022233 gene encoding uncharacterized protein, with the protein product MEIAVSMKEIYLHDWQVCEDCGYLDPNIKKDKGCSARGEDTTQLNLPNPNKERQTRTNKVTNIAGAKTGNTASKQDGAFKKEYDAETPSPSSPEEPDLGFPLRLKRGVAEGLDNASKEETTSAYAAVASIGKPSRDFSLARG